From Inquilinus sp. Marseille-Q2685:
CTGTTCCTGAAGGACCTCGCAGCGAAGACCCACCGCGGCATCCGCGGCCGGGTGGAGAAGGGCCGGTCCGGCGGCGGTCTCTGCTATGGCTATGACGTGGTCAAGCGCACCGATGCCGAGGGCGACCCGCTCCGTGGCGAGCGACGGATCAACGAGGCCGAGGCCGCTGTGGTCTTGCGGATCTTCCGGGAGTTCGCCGCCGGCCGCTCGCCGCATGCGATTGCGACCGGGCTGAACGCCGACGGCATTCCCGGGCCGCTCGGCCGGGAGTGGGCCGACACCACCATCCGGGGCCATGTCTCCCGCGGAACCGGCATCCTCAACAACGAGCTCTATGCGGGGGTGCTGGTCTGGAATCGGCTTCACTTCGTCAAGGACCCGACCACCGGCCGGCGGGTGTCGCGGCCGAACCCGGAGGCGAAGTGGATCCGCACCGAAGTGCCGGCCCTGCGTATCGTCGATGATGAGCTCTGGCAGGCGGTGAAGGCGCGGCAGGCAGTCCTGGCGAAGCAGTTCGAGGCGACCACGATCGCGGTGCGCAAGGCGCGGGCGAAGACGATGCACAGCCTGCGCCGTCCGGCCTTCCTGCTGTCGGGCCTGCTCATCTGCGGTTGCTGCGGCGGCAAGTACGGCATCATGGCCGCGGGCCGCTATGGTTGCCTCGCGCACTTCCGGCGTGGGCGCTGCGACAACTCCCGGACGATCACACGAGAGAAGATTGAGCAGCGCGTGCTGGCCGGGCTCACCGAGACGCTGGTCTCGCCCGAAGCGGTGGCGGAGGCGGTGCGGTCCTGCGTCGAGCGGTTCAACCACCAGAACCATGAGCGGAGGGCGCGGGAGGAGGCCGACCGCGCTGCACTGGTCCGGATCGAGCGCGGCATCCGCGGCATCATGCAGGCGATCGAGGACGGCATGTACCAGACGTCGATGAAGGCACGGATGGACGAGCTGGAGCGGCAGAAGGCCGAGATCGAGGCCCGGCTCAACGAGGCGCCGGCCGACATCCCGGACGTGCATCCGAATGTGGCCGAGATCTACCGGCGGAAGGTGCGGGAACTCACCGAGACGCTGGCGCATCCGGAGACCCGGGACGAGGCGGCGGAGGCGATCCGGTCGCTGGTGGGGCAGGTGGTCCTGACGCCGGGAGAGGGCAGGGGAGCGGTCAAGGCCCGCCTAAGCGGCGAGTTGATGGCCATCCTCGACTTCGCGGCAGGTCGTCGGCCGGCGCCCCGACCTGAAGTAATAACAACCGCGGTTGCGGGTCCCTGATTTGAACCTGCGAAGACAATGGGTTGGGCCTGCCGCCAGTCCGATCGCCATCCATGCTGCCCTCTTCAGCCGCGGCTGTCCAAATCCGTTCCGGTCCGCAGACGCTCCATATAGGCCCGGTAGGCAAAGCTGCGGTCGCGCTTCTTTCCCGTGGTCTCCACAAGCATTCCCACCTCGGCCAGCGCTTCGATCGCGCGGGTCGCGGTCGGTTTGCTCGCCTCGATCAGTTTCATGGCGGAGGCGACCGTCACGATCGGATGACGGGGAAGCTGTTCGAACAGCCGTAGGGCCGAGACGGAAGCGGACTCGGCGCCGAGCAGCCGCGCCCGGTCCGCGCTGACGAGGTTGAACAACTCGCGCGCCGAGGCGACAGCCTCGTCGGCGATCGTGGCAACCCCGTCGAGGAAGAAGTCGGTCCAGCCCTCCCAATCCCCCTCCAACCGGACGAGATTGAGCCGCCGGTAGTATTCCTCACGGTGACGCTTGAAGAACAGGCTGAGATAGAGCAGGGGAGCCTTCAGGAGCTCCCACTGCTCCAGCAGCAGCGCGATCAGGAGCCGTCCGATCCGCCCGTTGCCGTCGAGATAGGGGTGAATGGTTTCGAACTGCACATGCAGGAGGCCCGCCTGCACCAGCTTCGGCAACGGATCATCCGCGTGGATGTATTTCTCGAGTTGGCTGAGGAGCCCAGGGAGCTTGTCCGGTGGCGGCGGAACATAGATCGCATTCCCCGGTCGGCTGCCGCCGATCCAGTTCTGGCTGCGGCGCACCTCTCCGGGTTGCTTGTTGGAGCCGCGGACGCCGCGCATCAGCCGCTTGTGCGCTTCGTTCAAGAGCCGCATGGACAATGGCAGGCCGCGCTCGGACGCGAGCTGGCCGCGCGCGTAGGCGAGCGCGTCGAGATAGTTCGTGACCTCCTCGATATCGGCATTGGGGGCGGGCTGCTCTTCGGCCTCGAAGGCGAGGAGGTCGACCAGCGAAGCCTGTGTGCCCTCGATCTGCGACGAGATCACCGCCTCCTTGCGCACGAAGGCGTAGATGAACCAGTCGAGCGAAGGCACCATCTCGCCGGCCAGGTCGAGCCGAAGCAGCGCCTGCTCGGCTTCTCGGAGGCGACGCTCCAGCGTACCGTTGATGGCAAGCGCCGGCCGGGTGGGCGGCAGGTCGAAGGGAATAAAGGCGTCGACCGCCTCCCCGCCGGCGGCAACGCTTTCGTATCGGCCCGTGGCGCGTTTCGGCATCTCTCGGCGGCTCAACTCAGGAACGACATCGTTCCGACGGCTATGGGCAAGGCACGATGACGTTCCCTGTCGGTCCGAGTAGTAACGAAGTCTTTACTAGCTGTGGCTGTTAGTCAAGGAGTCGTTCCTAGCAGGCTTGGCTAGGCACGTTCCCGCTCCTGGGCGAGAGGGCTTGGCGATAAGGCGACAACCCTCCCGCGGAGTAGATGTCCGCCCAGAGCTTGCGCAACGCGTGCGCACGGCAGCAGGAGGACTGTGGGGGAGCAACCATTGTCATCTTCGCACTGCCGATTGGCTGAATATGTCGCACAAAGCTTACAATTTCCCTGGCACAGCGTCGGATGCCGTTAGAGATGTTCCGCTTGAATGGGCAGACGAGAGCGCAACAAGGAGGGCACGACGGCAGTCGCAACCCTCCTCGCCTCGCACCTTCTACAAAGGAACCGAAAGCAGCGTCTTCGCGCGAAGGATCTTGGCTTCCTGCACCGACAGAACCTGTCCACCGCCGAGGAGCCGCGCGATCTCCGCGGAAACCTGATCGGCCGCGATCACGAGCGCCGTGTCGAGATGCACATACCGTTGGGTGACGCCGCGCGGCGCATGCCCCAGAAGCCCCGAGATCGTCAGCTCGCTGAAGCCCAGGGAGGCCGCGATGCTCGCAAAGGTGTGCCGCAGGGTATGGGGCGTGACGTCGGTCAGCCCAGCCCTCCCGCAGACCCGATCGAGCACCCGGACGAGGCCGACAAAGTGGCCGTCGCCCCAGTCGGCCGGAAACACAAACTCCGAGTTGCTACGGCCGGCCTGTTCGATGAGGCAGGCCATTGCGGCGTCTCCGGCGGCCCGCAGTTGCGGCCCCGACTTCGTGTCGGGGAAGGCGACGCAGTTGCCCTCCTGCTCGATCCACGCCTTGCGCATGCCGAGCACCTCCATCCGCCGGAAGCCGGTCAGCAACAGGGCTCGAATCGCAGCCAGGCCCGTCGGGTGCTCGCCCTCGCGCTCCATCTGCAGCATCACCTTTCCGAGGTGCCGGACCTCTCCGGCGCTGAGGCGCCGTTTGAGCTTCGTGGAGGCGATCACCCGCACGCCATTGGCCGGGCTCTGTTCGATCAGCCCGAGTCGGCGCGCGTGATTGAGCAGGCTTCTGAGCGTGCTGATCGCGCGTGCCGCGGCGCCGGCGCCGCCTGCCGTCTGGCCTCCGCGTCCCGGCCGTCGTGAGCGAGCGGTCTTGCCGGCCGCAATCTCTGCCTGCAGCCGTTCGATGTCGGCGAGTCGGAGATGGCTGACGACCCGCGTCCCGATCAGCGGCTTGATGTGCTGTTCGATGCGACTCCGATCCCCAGAGACCGAGGAGGCTTTGATCGGCCGTCTGTTCCGGCCGAGGAGCCGGCCCGATTCGGCCTCTACGAGGTACCAGTCGCAGATCTCTGCCACCGTCATCCCTTCGCGGGCGGCACGCCGCTCGGCGGATGGATCGCCGCCGTCGATCACGGTGGCGAGTTTCTTCTTCGCCAGGTCACGGGCGAGTTCGACGGTGAGCACAC
This genomic window contains:
- a CDS encoding recombinase family protein, producing the protein MTQVALYARYSDDSQNAASIEDQFRICREQAEREGMVVACTYQDPAISGASIIQRPAIQALLQAAQRRRFEVVMAEALDRISRDQADVAILFKHLRFAGVRIVTLAEGEITELHVGLKGTMNALFLKDLAAKTHRGIRGRVEKGRSGGGLCYGYDVVKRTDAEGDPLRGERRINEAEAAVVLRIFREFAAGRSPHAIATGLNADGIPGPLGREWADTTIRGHVSRGTGILNNELYAGVLVWNRLHFVKDPTTGRRVSRPNPEAKWIRTEVPALRIVDDELWQAVKARQAVLAKQFEATTIAVRKARAKTMHSLRRPAFLLSGLLICGCCGGKYGIMAAGRYGCLAHFRRGRCDNSRTITREKIEQRVLAGLTETLVSPEAVAEAVRSCVERFNHQNHERRAREEADRAALVRIERGIRGIMQAIEDGMYQTSMKARMDELERQKAEIEARLNEAPADIPDVHPNVAEIYRRKVRELTETLAHPETRDEAAEAIRSLVGQVVLTPGEGRGAVKARLSGELMAILDFAAGRRPAPRPEVITTAVAGP
- a CDS encoding Fic family protein; translation: MPKRATGRYESVAAGGEAVDAFIPFDLPPTRPALAINGTLERRLREAEQALLRLDLAGEMVPSLDWFIYAFVRKEAVISSQIEGTQASLVDLLAFEAEEQPAPNADIEEVTNYLDALAYARGQLASERGLPLSMRLLNEAHKRLMRGVRGSNKQPGEVRRSQNWIGGSRPGNAIYVPPPPDKLPGLLSQLEKYIHADDPLPKLVQAGLLHVQFETIHPYLDGNGRIGRLLIALLLEQWELLKAPLLYLSLFFKRHREEYYRRLNLVRLEGDWEGWTDFFLDGVATIADEAVASARELFNLVSADRARLLGAESASVSALRLFEQLPRHPIVTVASAMKLIEASKPTATRAIEALAEVGMLVETTGKKRDRSFAYRAYMERLRTGTDLDSRG
- a CDS encoding site-specific integrase, which gives rise to MPKLTKRIVDALQHDPRRDVFLWDTELRGFGVRAKPSGTKTFLIQYRNAERRTRRFVIGQYGVLTVELARDLAKKKLATVIDGGDPSAERRAAREGMTVAEICDWYLVEAESGRLLGRNRRPIKASSVSGDRSRIEQHIKPLIGTRVVSHLRLADIERLQAEIAAGKTARSRRPGRGGQTAGGAGAAARAISTLRSLLNHARRLGLIEQSPANGVRVIASTKLKRRLSAGEVRHLGKVMLQMEREGEHPTGLAAIRALLLTGFRRMEVLGMRKAWIEQEGNCVAFPDTKSGPQLRAAGDAAMACLIEQAGRSNSEFVFPADWGDGHFVGLVRVLDRVCGRAGLTDVTPHTLRHTFASIAASLGFSELTISGLLGHAPRGVTQRYVHLDTALVIAADQVSAEIARLLGGGQVLSVQEAKILRAKTLLSVPL